The following DNA comes from Methylophilus sp. 5.
CGACCGCGCACACAGCGCTCATTGACCTCTCTGGTGTGATCGAAGCCGGTGGCCAGGTCAATGCAGATGCGGTGATTAGCAGCCTGAATGACGCTTATGACAATAAGGGCACCAAAGGTATTATTTTGCGCATCAACAGCCCAGGCGGCAGCCCGGTGCAGGCAGGCATCATCAACGACGAAATTCACCGTCAACGTAAATTACACCCGGAGATTCCGGTTTATGCCGTGGTGGAAGATATTTGTGCGTCTGGTGGCTACTATATTGCTGTGGCTGCTGACAAAATTTTTGTCGATAAAGCCAGTATCGTTGGCTCCATCGGTGTGTTGATGGATGGCTACGGGTTTACCGAGGTCATGAAAAAGGTTGGTGTTGAGCGCCGCCTGATGACAGCGGGCTCCAATAAAGGCATGCTGGATCCGTTTTCACCAGTCAATCCAAAGCAGCAGGCATTTGCACAAAGCATGCTCGACCAGATTCACCAGCAATTTATTACCGTGGTGCGTGAAGGCCGTGGCAGCCGTTTAAAAGAAAATGAAGAAACCTTTAGTGGCTTGTTCTGGAACGGCGAAGAAAGTATCAAATTAGGCCTGGCAGATGCGCAGGGTAGTGCAGAATATGTTGCACGTGAAGTGATCAAACAGTCTGAGATTGTTGATTTTACTTATCAGGAAACCGTGGTGGATCGTTTTGCCAAGAAACTGGGCGCCAGCATGGCGCAGGAGCTGGGCGTGAGCGCTAAAAATCTGTTGCCGACCTTGCGATAACCTTAAGCTAAGCATGTAAAAGGGGCCGCCAGGCCCCTTTTTTATTGGCTACATTTTTATAACGCTATTTTTAAGTTGAACATATGCACGAAGATACATCTATTCAGATTAGGCCACTCGAGCCACAAGATTATGAGTGCTGGTGTCAGCTATATGCGGCATATGCAGCCTTTTATGGTGTGACGCAGACGCAGGCCATGCGCGATCAAG
Coding sequences within:
- a CDS encoding S49 family peptidase, whose amino-acid sequence is MQEENQQSPDSKPVTNSPDWAVRTVEKIALAGLQEQKTARRWSVLFKSLTFIYLFFLLMTFLGWVGQNKNASTAHTALIDLSGVIEAGGQVNADAVISSLNDAYDNKGTKGIILRINSPGGSPVQAGIINDEIHRQRKLHPEIPVYAVVEDICASGGYYIAVAADKIFVDKASIVGSIGVLMDGYGFTEVMKKVGVERRLMTAGSNKGMLDPFSPVNPKQQAFAQSMLDQIHQQFITVVREGRGSRLKENEETFSGLFWNGEESIKLGLADAQGSAEYVAREVIKQSEIVDFTYQETVVDRFAKKLGASMAQELGVSAKNLLPTLR